The following proteins are encoded in a genomic region of Amblyraja radiata isolate CabotCenter1 chromosome 37, sAmbRad1.1.pri, whole genome shotgun sequence:
- the LOC116966579 gene encoding protein transport protein Sec24B-like isoform X5, translated as MEQLMGTTANGNGQQAEVRPINLLEQQDVPQAEPASAPEPNLTPSLQKLNCSSDAIQCTLVNIPQSQALLKQVKLPLGLICRPFKDSREPPLLIPDVPPRCPSCQTYINPFVTFTDQRHWKCNSCFSLNEVPGNFLFDSMTGSPSNPYNRPELQHAAVEFLVPMEYQAGQLRPVTYLFVFDVSDCALETGYLGIVCKILLQNIDRLPGDSQTRIGFITFSSTVNVFQLHNSLFRPRMMVMADTDDIFVPNENEMLVNLHQSRQLIISLLEELPGMFRDTQKKACAFGPALQLAQKVLTCCGGRVSAFLTQLPNTGCGSLQLREDPGDCTLGAKHLGSAINFYKVLALEFCGQQTGVDLFLLSQQYTDLASIACLSRYTCGSMYYYPAFHHIHSSALVEKLYQEFQSYLTRSFGHEGMLRIRCTQGLIVDTFYGNSFLQSMQMLTVPCVYPQAEFAFQMLIDGAIAESSHVIFQCSLLYTSCQGSERRVRIYTHCLPVVSSPADVYAGANVGIIVGFLSKNAVDRSVRQSLSSSRDELIKMLIDVLVAYRTSARSPQHATLPIPNTLLQLPLYVLALLKQPAFHTGLTMTLDERVFRMSQLMEQPLSFVLLMVYPDLYRVDDYLNGESVDNQGSVETDTRPVKRPALIPLSAEGLTLAGAFLMDCGNALYLWVGRHCNTNFLIDVLGVTSYTSLPATVTLLPILESPASKQTHALLESLRKERLYYAPCFIIKDDSTSRSIFIQHLINDRTESAMSYYEFLLHLKEQV; from the exons ATGGAGCAGCTGATGGGGACAACGGCTAACGGGAATGGGCAGCAAGCCGAGGTGCGGCCAATCAACCTGCTGGAGCAACAGGATGTCCCACAAGCAGAACCAGCCTCAGCGCCTGAGCCAAACCTGACCCCTAGCTTGCAGAAGCTGAACTGCAGCTCTGA TGCCATTCAGTGTACGCTGGTGAACATCCCACAGAGCCAGGCCCTGCTGAAACAGGTGAAACTTCCTCTGGGGCTTATTTGCCGACCGTTTAAGGATTCCAGG GAGCCCCCATTGCTGATTCCTGATGTACCTCCTCGATGTCCATCATGTCAGACCTACATCAACCCATTCGTCACCTTCACTGATCAGAGGCACTGGAAGTGCAACAGTTGTTTCTCCCTCAATGAAG TTCCTGGGAATTTCCTCTTTGACTCCATGACTGGCAGTCCCTCAAACCCATACAATCGGCCTGAACTACAGCATGCAGCGGTGGAGTTTCTGGTGCCAATGGAATATCAG GCTGGGCAGCTTCGGCCTGTAACATACCTGTTTGTGTTTGATGTTAGTGACTGTGCCTTGGAAACTGGTTACCTGGGAATTGTCTGCAAAATCCTGCTGCAGAACATAGACAG GTTACCTGGTGATTCACAGACCCGCATTGGATTCATTACATTCTCCAGCACGGTAAATGTCTTCCAATTGCACAACAGTCTGTTTCGGCCCCGCATGATGGTCATGGCTGATACTGATG ATATCTTTGTcccaaatgaaaatgagatgttgGTGAATCTCCACCAAAGTAGACAG CTCATCATTTCCTTACTGGAAGAACTGCCAGGTATGTTCAGAGACACTCAGAAGAAAGCATGTGCCTTTGGGCCAGCCCTGCAGCTCGCTCAAAAAGTCCTGACGTGTTGTGGTGGGCGAGTGTCTGCCTTTTTGACCCAGTTACCCAACACCGGCTGTGGGTCCTTGCAATTACGGGAGGATCCTGGCGACTGTACTCTG GGAGCCAAGCACTTGGGGTCAGCTATAAATTTCTACAAAGTGCTTGCACTTGAGTTTTGTGGACAGCAGACAGGGGTGGACCTATTCTTGCTGAGCCAGCAGTATACGGACCTTGCATCTATAG CTTGTCTTTCCAGGTACACGTGTGGCTCTATGTATTATTATCCAGCATTCCACCACATCCACAGTTCTGCCCTGGTGGAAAAACTCTACCAAGAATTCCAGAGCTACCTGACCCGTTCCTTCGGCCATGAGGGGATGCTGAGGATTCGATGTACACAAG GTCTCATTGTGGACACTTTCTATGGAAACTCTTTCCTGCAATCAATGCAGATGCTGACTGTGCCCTGCGTCTATCCTCAGGCAGAGTTTGCCTTTCAAATGCTGATAGATGGCGCTATAGCTGAGAGTTCGCATGTGATCTTTCAATGCTCTCTCCTCTACACTTCCTGCCAAGGTA GTGAAAGGCGAGTTCGTATCTACACCCACTGCCTCCCGGTTGTTAGCTCCCCAGCTGATGTTTATGCAGGAGCCAATGTCGGCATTATTGTGGGCTTTCTTTCTAAGAATG CAGTGGATCGCTCAGTGAGGCAGTCGCTCTCTAGCAGCCGGGATGAGCTGATCAAGATGTTGATTGACGTTCTTGTTGCTTATCGTACGTCAGCACGCAGCCCACAGCACGCCACACTCCCCATCCCCAACACCCTGCTGCAGCTTCCACTCTACGTCCTGGCCCTCCTGAAGCAG CCTGCCTTCCACACGGGTCTTACAATGACTCTGGATGAACGGGTCTTCAGGATGTCTCAGTTGATGGAGCAGCCTCTGAGTTTTGTGTTGCTGATGGTTTACCCAGATCTGTATCGCGTCGATGATTACCTCAATGGCGAGTCTGTTGACAAT CAGGGCTCTGTGGAAACAGACACCAGGCCAGTAAAGAGGCCGGCCTTGATACCGCTGTCTGCAGAAGGTCTTACACTGGCAGGGGCATTCCTAATGGACTGTGGTAAT GCTCTGTATCTCTGGGTCGGCAGACATTGCAACACTAATTTCCTCATTGATGTACTGGGTGTGACCAGTTATACCTCGCTACCAGCCACTGTG ACTTTGCTGCCCATTTTGGAAAGTCCAGCTTCTAAACAAACCCATGCGCTGCTGGAATCTTTAAGGAAGGAGAGACTTTACTATGCACCGTGCTTTATCATTAA GGATGACAGTACTTCACGGTCCATATTCATCCAGCATCTGATCAATGACCGCACTGAATCAGCAATGTCCTACTATGAATTTCTGCTTCACCTGAAGGAGCAGGTATGA